The following are from one region of the Mannheimia granulomatis genome:
- the neuC gene encoding UDP-N-acetylglucosamine 2-epimerase, whose product MKHIAYITGSRAEYGIVKRLLKKLEQDPALKFSLVVTAMHLAPEYGKTVNVIEQDGFEIGERIPLTLNSENNQTIIHSMAECLSRFGEHFQRHKYDAVIVLGDRYEMLAVATAAAMHNIPLVHLHGGEQTLGNYDEFIRHCITKMSKLHLTSTEEYRQRVIQLGELPKNVVNTGSLGAENSLSLVLPTKNELVERLGIPTTPYFMVVFHPETLTDVSVLDQIEALLQAFNSFKDNYSFVFIGSNSDTNSEQIYQRFYTYTEENQFKFFTSVKPEEYLALIKYSNGLIGNSSSGLIEAPSCGVGTINIGNRQQGRVRGESVIDVASDKASIIQGMNKLISDEFQKRLPKMTNPYFQPNAMEKAYSAIKAFLADSSNTQPKGFYDIRF is encoded by the coding sequence ATGAAACATATCGCTTATATTACCGGCTCTCGTGCAGAGTACGGAATCGTCAAACGTTTACTAAAAAAATTGGAGCAAGATCCGGCGTTAAAATTTTCACTGGTTGTAACTGCCATGCACCTTGCGCCTGAATATGGCAAAACCGTGAATGTGATTGAACAAGACGGTTTTGAGATTGGAGAACGTATTCCGCTAACTTTAAATAGTGAAAATAACCAGACTATTATTCACTCAATGGCAGAGTGTTTAAGTCGTTTTGGTGAGCATTTTCAACGCCATAAATATGATGCTGTTATAGTATTAGGCGATCGTTATGAAATGTTAGCAGTTGCAACTGCTGCTGCAATGCATAATATTCCTTTGGTGCATTTACATGGTGGTGAGCAGACTTTGGGTAATTATGACGAATTTATTCGCCATTGCATCACCAAAATGTCTAAACTCCATTTAACCTCAACAGAAGAGTATCGCCAACGTGTGATTCAGCTTGGTGAATTGCCGAAAAATGTAGTGAATACGGGATCACTTGGAGCTGAAAATAGCTTAAGCTTGGTGTTACCAACAAAAAATGAGTTAGTTGAACGCTTAGGTATTCCAACTACGCCATATTTTATGGTAGTGTTTCACCCTGAAACCCTAACTGATGTGTCAGTGTTAGATCAAATTGAAGCCTTATTACAGGCGTTTAATAGTTTTAAAGATAATTATTCGTTTGTGTTTATCGGTTCGAATTCCGATACTAACTCAGAGCAGATTTATCAACGTTTTTACACTTATACTGAAGAGAATCAGTTTAAGTTTTTTACTTCAGTAAAGCCGGAGGAATATTTGGCTTTAATTAAATATTCAAACGGTTTAATTGGTAATAGTTCATCCGGTTTGATTGAAGCTCCAAGTTGTGGAGTTGGAACGATTAATATCGGGAATCGTCAGCAAGGGCGTGTGCGTGGTGAGTCAGTAATTGATGTGGCAAGTGATAAAGCATCTATTATTCAAGGTATGAACAAGTTGATTTCAGACGAGTTCCAAAAGCGTTTGCCGAAAAT
- a CDS encoding acetyltransferase, translating into MGHSRREKLILIGAGGFAKSVLDSLDFERYEFCGFIDNFKPEGSYHLGYPVLSSTIQEFSNREHYSYFISIGDNAHRLEKFLKLQQLGCKVINVVDKTALISRHSTLGIGVFVGKMAIINSGVTVGNNVIINTKSLVEHGCFIGNHCNISTNTTLNGDVIVEDYAFVGSSSVVNGQLRVGESALVGSGAVVIRNVEPRTVVAGVPAKYIKDIK; encoded by the coding sequence ATGGGGCATTCTAGACGAGAAAAATTAATTTTAATTGGAGCTGGTGGTTTTGCTAAATCAGTATTGGACTCACTCGATTTTGAGCGTTATGAATTTTGTGGATTTATTGATAACTTCAAGCCGGAAGGAAGTTATCATTTAGGCTATCCGGTGCTTTCATCAACTATTCAAGAGTTTAGTAACCGCGAGCATTACAGCTATTTTATTAGTATTGGCGATAATGCTCATCGTTTGGAAAAATTCTTAAAATTACAGCAACTTGGTTGTAAAGTGATTAATGTAGTTGATAAAACCGCTTTAATTTCTCGCCATTCTACCTTGGGCATTGGTGTTTTTGTCGGCAAAATGGCAATTATAAACAGTGGTGTTACAGTGGGTAATAATGTGATTATTAATACTAAATCATTAGTTGAACATGGTTGTTTTATCGGCAATCACTGCAATATTTCAACCAATACGACACTAAATGGCGATGTGATTGTCGAAGATTACGCATTTGTAGGCAGTTCTTCTGTTGTAAACGGTCAATTAAGAGTCGGCGAAAGTGCATTGGTAGGTTCCGGTGCGGTCGTGATTAGAAATGTAGAGCCTCGTACGGTGGTGGCTGGGGTTCCGGCAAAATATATTAAGGATATTAAATAA
- the ftsE gene encoding cell division ATP-binding protein FtsE — MIKFTNVNKVYKGGKPALQGIDFHLPAGGMAYITGHSGAGKSTLLKLIMGIERANGGQILFNGHDITRLAHHELPFLRRQIGMVHQDYRLLTDRTILDNVALPLIILGMNQVIVEREARIALERVGLGDKANYLPLHLSGGEQQRVDIARAIVHRPTLLLADEPTGNLDEKLSFEIFRLFEEFNQAGTTVLIATHDTNIISKRPKPCLELEQGHLKF, encoded by the coding sequence ATGATTAAATTCACAAATGTGAACAAAGTTTATAAAGGTGGTAAACCTGCATTGCAGGGGATTGATTTCCATCTTCCTGCTGGTGGAATGGCGTATATTACCGGTCATTCCGGTGCGGGTAAAAGTACGTTGTTGAAATTAATTATGGGCATTGAACGTGCCAACGGCGGGCAAATTTTATTTAACGGGCATGATATTACCCGACTTGCTCATCACGAATTGCCGTTTTTACGCCGCCAAATCGGTATGGTTCACCAAGATTACCGTTTATTAACTGACAGAACGATTTTAGATAATGTTGCTCTGCCGTTAATTATTTTAGGTATGAATCAAGTCATTGTAGAGCGTGAGGCCCGTATTGCTCTTGAGCGTGTCGGATTAGGCGATAAAGCGAATTATCTTCCACTACATCTCTCTGGCGGTGAGCAACAACGTGTTGATATTGCGCGCGCAATTGTTCACCGCCCAACACTTCTGCTGGCAGATGAACCAACGGGAAATTTAGATGAAAAACTCTCGTTTGAAATCTTCCGTTTATTTGAAGAGTTTAATCAAGCTGGTACGACCGTTCTTATTGCGACACACGATACCAATATTATTTCAAAGCGTCCAAAGCCGTGTTTAGAGCTAGAGCAAGGGCATCTTAAGTTTTAA
- a CDS encoding HI1450 family dsDNA-mimic protein, translated as MTKLTPDEAIDIAYDIFLEMAGEHLDPADILLFNLQFEERGAVEMVETSEDWDQEIGTLIDPAAFAEVWVGLVNEKDEMDDVFARFLISHDEENREYHVVWKE; from the coding sequence ATGACAAAATTAACACCTGATGAAGCAATTGATATTGCTTACGATATTTTCTTAGAAATGGCAGGAGAACATTTAGATCCTGCCGACATTTTACTGTTTAATCTACAATTTGAAGAACGTGGCGCAGTTGAAATGGTCGAAACTTCTGAAGATTGGGATCAAGAAATCGGTACATTAATCGATCCTGCTGCCTTTGCCGAAGTTTGGGTCGGACTGGTAAACGAGAAAGATGAAATGGACGATGTGTTCGCCCGCTTCTTAATTTCGCACGATGAAGAAAATCGTGAATATCATGTTGTTTGGAAAGAATAA
- a CDS encoding LysR family transcriptional regulator, whose amino-acid sequence MKPIFLEIRHLRTLIALKESGSVSLAAKRVHLTQSALSHQIKLLEDQYDLTLFERKSSPIRFTAAGERLIKLAYDILPQIIEAELDLARVKQGEVGEVRVAVECHTCFDWLMPAMDTFRQHWPLVELDIVSGFHTDTVGLLLSHRADIAIVAEEEDNAGILYKPLFSYEMVAICSKDHPLSTKEIWEAEDFKDETLITYPVPDDMLDLLRKVLTPAGIKVTRRNSELTIAIIQLVASRRGVAALPYWAVKPYLDRGYVVARKITKEGLYSTLYGAIREADSSLAYLDDFHNTVKSQSFATLPGLMVLE is encoded by the coding sequence ATGAAGCCTATCTTTCTTGAAATTCGCCATCTACGAACCTTAATTGCATTAAAAGAAAGCGGCAGTGTCTCTTTAGCTGCCAAACGTGTACACTTAACACAATCCGCCCTTTCTCATCAAATTAAATTACTGGAAGATCAATACGATCTCACCTTATTTGAACGCAAAAGCTCCCCCATTCGTTTCACCGCAGCCGGCGAACGTTTAATTAAACTTGCCTATGATATTCTGCCGCAAATTATTGAAGCAGAGCTTGATTTAGCTAGGGTAAAACAAGGTGAGGTTGGCGAAGTTCGAGTTGCTGTCGAATGCCATACCTGTTTTGACTGGTTAATGCCGGCAATGGATACCTTCCGCCAACATTGGCCATTAGTAGAATTAGATATTGTCTCCGGTTTCCACACCGATACAGTAGGGCTACTACTCAGCCACCGTGCCGATATTGCGATTGTTGCAGAGGAAGAAGATAACGCCGGCATTTTGTATAAACCGTTATTTTCCTATGAAATGGTAGCGATTTGTTCAAAAGATCATCCATTATCGACAAAAGAAATATGGGAAGCAGAAGATTTCAAAGACGAAACCTTAATTACCTATCCGGTACCCGATGATATGCTGGATTTATTAAGAAAAGTATTAACGCCGGCGGGAATTAAAGTGACACGTCGTAACAGTGAATTAACGATTGCGATTATTCAGCTTGTTGCCAGCCGTCGTGGTGTAGCGGCGCTTCCTTATTGGGCGGTTAAACCATATTTAGACAGAGGTTATGTAGTCGCAAGAAAAATCACTAAAGAGGGCTTATACAGCACACTTTACGGCGCCATTCGTGAAGCCGACTCATCTCTTGCCTACTTAGATGATTTCCATAACACGGTAAAATCTCAAAGCTTCGCCACTTTACCTGGGCTAATGGTATTGGAATAG
- a CDS encoding YdcF family protein, with the protein MFELTKLLTAIILPPFNILILWLLALILFACNYKYSAYFFAILGMLILYIFSIPYTSQKLGDSLVEQEAKTIDKYKTAQAIVVLGGGLRDSRELFGQLATTGIPLERMRYAAYLHKETGLPILVTGSSPNGTSEAKVMADEFKMFFNIETKWQENNAKTTKENSIFSREILAKENINKIILVTNQWHMKRAEMLFTQQGFEVLPASVGSGDTPDHYSLNFMHFIPQAGAMNSNMLALKEWIGYWKEK; encoded by the coding sequence ATGTTTGAATTAACCAAATTGCTTACGGCAATTATCTTACCGCCGTTTAACATTCTAATCTTATGGCTTCTGGCACTTATTCTTTTTGCTTGTAACTATAAATATTCAGCCTATTTTTTTGCCATCTTAGGCATGCTCATTTTATATATATTCAGTATTCCCTATACCTCTCAAAAATTGGGAGATTCATTAGTCGAGCAGGAAGCAAAGACTATCGACAAATATAAAACTGCTCAAGCAATTGTGGTATTAGGTGGGGGGTTAAGAGACAGTCGAGAGCTATTTGGTCAATTAGCCACTACAGGGATTCCGCTCGAAAGAATGCGTTATGCCGCTTATCTACATAAAGAAACCGGTCTACCTATTTTGGTTACCGGTAGTAGCCCAAACGGCACCTCTGAAGCCAAAGTGATGGCGGATGAATTCAAAATGTTTTTCAATATTGAAACAAAATGGCAGGAAAACAATGCCAAAACAACTAAAGAAAACTCTATTTTTAGTCGAGAAATATTAGCAAAAGAGAACATCAATAAGATTATTTTAGTCACTAATCAGTGGCATATGAAACGTGCTGAAATGTTGTTTACACAACAAGGTTTTGAGGTGCTGCCGGCAAGTGTAGGCTCAGGTGATACGCCTGATCACTACAGCCTAAACTTCATGCACTTTATTCCGCAAGCAGGTGCAATGAACAGTAATATGCTCGCCTTAAAAGAATGGATTGGTTATTGGAAAGAAAAGTAA
- the rsmD gene encoding 16S rRNA (guanine(966)-N(2))-methyltransferase RsmD codes for MKKNRNSPQSAHQMGEVRIIAGLWRGRKLPVLNAEGLRPTTDRVKETLFNWLMHDIAHARCLDCFAGSGSLGIEALSRQAQAVVFLEKFATAANQLKKNLQVLKSENGSVMNVDTLQYLAQKNSGAPFDIVFIDPPFHQDLVPQVLKLLIENQWLAENAILYIETEKNHPPLTLPENWQIIKEKTAGMVTSRLIKR; via the coding sequence ATGAAAAAAAATCGAAATTCTCCGCAATCTGCTCATCAAATGGGCGAGGTTAGAATTATTGCCGGTCTTTGGAGAGGTAGAAAACTCCCTGTACTCAATGCAGAAGGGCTAAGACCCACCACAGATCGTGTTAAAGAAACTTTATTCAACTGGTTAATGCACGATATCGCCCATGCTCGCTGTTTAGATTGCTTCGCCGGCAGTGGTTCACTGGGAATCGAGGCCTTATCCCGCCAAGCTCAAGCGGTCGTTTTTTTAGAAAAATTTGCAACTGCGGCAAACCAACTCAAAAAAAACTTACAAGTTTTAAAATCTGAGAACGGTTCTGTGATGAATGTCGATACTTTGCAATATCTGGCACAAAAAAACAGCGGTGCCCCCTTTGATATCGTTTTTATCGATCCACCTTTTCATCAAGACTTAGTGCCTCAAGTGTTAAAATTACTGATTGAAAATCAGTGGTTGGCAGAAAATGCGATACTTTATATAGAAACGGAAAAAAATCATCCGCCATTAACTTTGCCTGAAAATTGGCAGATAATAAAAGAAAAAACAGCAGGTATGGTGACAAGCCGATTAATAAAACGGTAA
- a CDS encoding cytidylyltransferase domain-containing protein produces MKKIAIITARAGSKGLPNKNVLLADGKPLMAYSIEAAIESGQFEKIIVSTDSQEYIDLLSHYPIEFIKRAEHLASDKASSFVVIEDVLNQYKSLDFDYFVLLQPTSPLRTAQHIKESCEKFEKNFEQFDFLVSVSDAHKPTTLTRVIEEDESLKHFQLDYSNYARQLYRPEYSPNGAIFSAKPTAYLAQKHFYGAKCLAYFMGKDVSIDIDDRQDFEYFYFILQQRNKEKLLLETIKRSILMKKENFKEVKEIALIGHSILEYWDVKQLNGKAVNNLGIAGISTSQYSELILDKGLISALPKDVVLMLGTNDIVRHGWSDEKVLADINHLISQLKAIRSDINLYFLEITPTAFRVDRNNNDIRLLNQYLKDNLAVKWVALDQAFSDKYGKLDLAYSNDGLHLNAKGYEKLTAILKKELN; encoded by the coding sequence ATGAAAAAAATTGCAATTATCACAGCCCGTGCCGGCTCAAAAGGCTTACCGAATAAAAACGTATTGTTAGCTGACGGGAAGCCGTTAATGGCATATTCGATTGAGGCAGCAATTGAGTCCGGTCAGTTTGAAAAAATCATTGTTAGCACCGATTCTCAAGAGTATATCGATTTACTTTCACATTATCCGATTGAGTTTATTAAGCGTGCGGAGCATTTGGCGAGTGATAAAGCAAGTTCTTTTGTAGTGATTGAAGATGTTTTGAATCAATATAAATCGCTAGATTTTGACTATTTTGTCCTGCTACAGCCTACCTCTCCATTAAGAACGGCACAACATATTAAAGAATCTTGCGAGAAATTTGAGAAGAATTTTGAACAATTTGATTTTTTAGTGTCAGTATCGGATGCCCATAAACCTACTACATTAACTCGTGTAATTGAAGAAGATGAAAGCTTAAAACATTTCCAGTTGGATTATTCCAACTACGCTCGTCAGTTATACCGTCCGGAATATTCGCCAAACGGTGCAATTTTTTCGGCAAAACCGACCGCTTATTTAGCTCAGAAGCATTTCTATGGTGCTAAATGTTTGGCCTATTTTATGGGTAAGGATGTCTCAATTGATATTGATGATCGCCAAGATTTTGAGTATTTCTATTTTATTTTGCAGCAGCGTAACAAAGAAAAGCTCCTATTAGAGACAATTAAACGCTCAATTTTAATGAAAAAAGAGAATTTCAAAGAAGTAAAAGAAATTGCTTTGATCGGGCATTCTATTTTGGAATATTGGGATGTTAAGCAACTCAACGGCAAGGCGGTAAACAATTTAGGCATTGCGGGCATTTCAACCAGTCAGTATAGTGAGCTAATTTTAGATAAAGGTTTGATTTCTGCATTACCAAAAGATGTTGTACTTATGTTGGGAACAAATGACATTGTTCGTCATGGCTGGAGTGATGAGAAAGTGTTAGCCGATATTAACCATTTAATTTCGCAGCTTAAAGCTATTCGCTCTGATATTAATCTCTATTTCTTAGAAATTACGCCAACAGCGTTTAGGGTAGATCGCAATAACAACGATATTCGCTTGTTAAACCAATATTTAAAAGATAATTTAGCCGTAAAATGGGTAGCGTTAGATCAAGCCTTTAGCGATAAATACGGTAAATTGGACTTAGCATACAGCAACGATGGGTTGCATTTAAATGCAAAAGGTTATGAAAAATTAACCGCTATTTTAAAGAAAGAGCTAAATTAA
- the ftsY gene encoding signal recognition particle-docking protein FtsY gives MSEKKKGFWSWFGLGKKDPQQEEQKVEQGDEPQLQPIQDEQTQIQEQEFEPLLIEKVEEKFEHLEEKFDDFIEEKEEKIEQFVEQIEDKLEQKAEQVEDFIEDKVEEAKAFFTEVEEKIEEGEQAVENLQNFANEELVFHEQQQLTEQVEEAVEAELVEQESAEEIVANNEGETIQDEYQEKPSKGGFFSRLIQGLIKTKQNIGSGFRNFFSGKKIDDELFEELEEQLLVADLGMPTTQKIIHNLTQHATKQQLKDADLLYQQLKIELGEVLKPVAQPLVIEPKKPYVILMVGVNGVGKTTTIGKLARKFQNEGKSVMLAAGDTFRAAAVEQLQVWGERNNIPVVAQSTGSDSASVIFDAMQSAAAKGIDILIADTAGRLQNKNNLMDELKKIVRVMKKYDETAPHEIMLTLDAGTGQNAISQAKLFNEAVGLTGITLTKLDGTAKGGVIFAIADQFNIPIRFIGVGEKIEDLRPFNAEEFIEALFSHEDENND, from the coding sequence ATGTCAGAGAAGAAAAAAGGTTTCTGGTCTTGGTTTGGTCTTGGTAAAAAAGATCCGCAACAGGAAGAGCAAAAAGTTGAGCAGGGAGACGAGCCTCAATTACAGCCGATACAAGATGAGCAAACTCAGATTCAAGAGCAGGAATTTGAGCCATTGCTTATCGAAAAAGTAGAAGAAAAATTTGAGCATCTAGAAGAGAAATTTGACGATTTTATTGAAGAAAAAGAAGAGAAAATCGAACAATTTGTTGAGCAAATAGAAGATAAGCTTGAGCAAAAAGCAGAACAAGTTGAAGATTTTATTGAAGATAAAGTAGAAGAGGCTAAAGCGTTTTTTACTGAAGTAGAAGAAAAGATTGAAGAAGGTGAGCAAGCGGTCGAGAATTTGCAAAATTTTGCAAATGAAGAGCTTGTTTTTCACGAGCAACAGCAATTAACTGAACAAGTAGAAGAAGCTGTTGAAGCGGAGCTTGTTGAGCAAGAATCAGCGGAAGAGATTGTTGCAAACAATGAAGGCGAAACCATTCAAGATGAATACCAAGAAAAACCAAGCAAAGGCGGATTTTTTAGCCGCTTAATTCAAGGTTTAATTAAAACTAAACAGAATATCGGTTCCGGTTTCCGCAATTTTTTTAGCGGCAAAAAAATTGATGATGAGCTGTTTGAAGAATTAGAAGAACAGCTACTTGTGGCGGATCTCGGTATGCCGACCACTCAAAAAATTATTCATAATTTAACCCAACACGCTACTAAGCAACAATTAAAAGATGCAGACTTACTTTATCAACAACTTAAAATTGAGTTGGGAGAGGTGTTAAAACCGGTTGCTCAACCTTTAGTGATTGAGCCGAAAAAGCCGTATGTGATTTTAATGGTAGGCGTAAATGGTGTTGGTAAAACGACAACAATCGGTAAATTAGCCCGCAAATTCCAAAACGAAGGAAAATCGGTGATGTTGGCTGCAGGTGATACTTTCCGAGCCGCAGCAGTTGAACAGCTACAAGTTTGGGGTGAGCGTAATAATATTCCTGTGGTGGCTCAATCAACGGGGTCTGATTCTGCTTCAGTCATTTTTGATGCGATGCAGTCGGCTGCTGCAAAAGGGATCGATATTTTAATTGCAGATACCGCAGGTCGTCTGCAAAATAAAAATAATTTAATGGATGAGCTGAAAAAAATTGTGCGGGTGATGAAAAAATATGATGAAACCGCACCACATGAAATTATGCTCACCCTTGATGCCGGCACAGGGCAAAATGCGATTAGCCAAGCGAAATTATTTAATGAGGCGGTTGGCTTAACGGGCATTACTTTAACCAAATTAGACGGTACAGCAAAAGGCGGTGTGATTTTTGCAATTGCTGACCAATTCAATATTCCTATCCGTTTCATCGGGGTGGGTGAGAAAATTGAGGATTTACGTCCGTTTAATGCGGAGGAATTTATCGAAGCCTTATTTAGCCACGAGGACGAAAATAATGATTAA
- the neuB gene encoding N-acetylneuraminate synthase, whose translation MQKVFIVAEIGCNHNGDPALAKKMVDVAKECGVDAVKFQTFKADKLISKYAPKAEYQKVTTGTADSQLEMTRKLELPYEEFSKLEAYARDLGLEVFSTPFDFESIDFLASQHQKVWKIPSGELTNLPYLEKIARLPIEGKTIVISTGMATIEETKASLKVLEDNGVAKKDITILHCNTEYPTPYEDVNLNAFHQLKQEFGEYSLGFSDHSAGYFAGLAAVPYGITFIEKHFTLDKNFEGPDHKASVTPDELKLLCEGIRAVEKSLGSSEKLVTHSEAKNKIVARKSIIASLPIKKGEIFTTDNITTKRPGNGISPMFWYDVLGKEAQQDFEEDQLIQDSRFQNQM comes from the coding sequence ATGCAAAAAGTATTTATTGTGGCAGAAATCGGCTGTAATCATAATGGTGATCCGGCATTAGCTAAGAAAATGGTAGATGTTGCAAAAGAGTGTGGTGTAGATGCCGTTAAATTCCAGACTTTCAAGGCAGATAAACTGATTTCAAAATATGCCCCTAAGGCTGAATATCAGAAAGTGACTACAGGCACAGCAGATTCCCAATTAGAGATGACGCGTAAATTAGAGCTACCTTATGAAGAATTTAGTAAATTAGAAGCCTATGCCCGTGATTTAGGATTAGAGGTGTTTTCCACTCCATTTGATTTCGAGTCAATTGATTTTTTGGCGAGCCAGCACCAAAAAGTGTGGAAGATTCCCTCCGGTGAATTAACCAATTTACCTTATTTGGAAAAAATCGCTCGCTTGCCGATTGAGGGGAAAACCATTGTGATCTCCACCGGCATGGCAACCATTGAGGAGACAAAAGCCTCACTTAAAGTGCTTGAAGATAATGGTGTTGCTAAAAAAGATATCACTATTTTGCATTGCAATACCGAATATCCAACTCCTTATGAAGATGTTAACTTAAATGCCTTCCACCAGCTTAAGCAAGAATTTGGGGAATATAGTTTAGGTTTTTCCGACCATTCAGCAGGTTATTTTGCAGGTTTGGCTGCAGTGCCTTATGGCATTACTTTTATTGAAAAACACTTTACTTTAGATAAAAACTTTGAGGGCCCGGATCATAAAGCTTCTGTAACGCCTGATGAGTTAAAATTACTATGTGAAGGGATTCGTGCGGTAGAAAAATCACTAGGTTCTTCAGAGAAGTTAGTCACTCATTCCGAAGCAAAAAATAAAATTGTGGCACGCAAATCAATTATTGCATCTCTACCGATTAAAAAAGGTGAGATTTTTACTACAGATAATATTACTACTAAACGACCGGGTAATGGCATTAGTCCAATGTTCTGGTATGATGTGCTCGGAAAAGAAGCTCAACAAGATTTTGAAGAAGATCAATTAATCCAAGATTCTCGTTTTCAAAATCAGATGTAA
- the ftsX gene encoding permease-like cell division protein FtsX, whose protein sequence is MIRSFAKLGAQTSYSLRAVWQDLMKRKLGTFLTVLVIAVSLTIPTVSYLLWKNTHEAATQFYPEPQLTVYLHKNLAEHDVNAVVDRIRAYEADKIESFNYISRQQSLEEFRAWSGFGEALDILDDNPLPAVVTLKPKANFNNADAMVELRNGLQKIKGVQEVRLDNGWLEKLTALTWLIARIAIVCTLLMLLAVFLVIGNSVRSDVANSKAAIEVQQILGATDHFIARPFLYTGMIYGFFGSLLAVLFSSVMISYFTGVVKYVTDMFTVKFELHGLNFSEAFFLVVMCVFIGWLSAKLATMRNIFRIGSRS, encoded by the coding sequence ATGATTCGTTCATTTGCAAAATTAGGGGCTCAAACCAGCTATTCGTTACGTGCAGTTTGGCAAGATTTAATGAAGCGTAAACTCGGTACCTTTTTAACGGTACTGGTGATTGCGGTTTCTTTAACTATTCCAACGGTGAGTTATTTACTTTGGAAAAATACTCACGAAGCGGCAACGCAATTCTATCCGGAGCCACAATTAACAGTCTATTTGCATAAAAACCTCGCAGAACACGATGTAAATGCAGTTGTTGATCGTATTCGTGCTTATGAAGCAGATAAAATTGAATCCTTTAACTACATTTCTCGTCAGCAAAGTTTGGAAGAGTTCCGTGCTTGGTCCGGCTTTGGCGAAGCGTTAGATATTTTAGATGATAATCCACTACCGGCCGTTGTTACTCTTAAACCAAAAGCGAATTTCAATAATGCGGATGCAATGGTGGAATTGCGTAATGGTTTACAGAAAATCAAAGGGGTACAAGAGGTTCGTTTAGATAATGGTTGGCTAGAAAAACTAACAGCTTTAACTTGGTTAATTGCCCGTATTGCGATTGTGTGCACATTATTGATGTTATTAGCGGTGTTTTTAGTGATTGGTAACAGCGTGAGAAGCGATGTTGCAAATAGCAAGGCAGCAATTGAGGTACAACAAATTCTAGGGGCAACAGATCACTTTATTGCCCGCCCATTTCTTTATACGGGCATGATTTATGGCTTCTTCGGCAGCTTACTTGCTGTATTGTTTAGCTCGGTAATGATTAGCTATTTCACCGGTGTTGTGAAATATGTTACAGATATGTTCACTGTTAAATTTGAATTGCATGGTTTGAATTTTAGTGAAGCCTTTTTCTTAGTGGTAATGTGCGTGTTCATTGGTTGGTTATCAGCAAAATTAGCCACAATGCGTAATATTTTCCGTATCGGAAGCCGAAGTTAA